DNA from Bacteroides zoogleoformans:
CCGGCACGAAAATAACAATAAGCATGTCATAGCAAGAATGGTTAGTTGATATACAGTCTTTTTCCTCATAGCACAATCGGAAATGAAATCAAAAGTGATTATTATAAGAGAACGTTGCAAATATATATATATTTTAATAATTTATATCCTGTCTGATAGTTTATTTGTAACTTTTCATTTAAATTCACAACGAAGCAACGTCTTTTTCTATATCAGTACACATATTATAGTATGTCTTTAACTTGAATCTACGTAACTCGGCAATCGTACCAATCGCCTTCTTTCTCATTCATGACAACGACCCATTTGTCACCAAATGACTGGCTTCTATCTGTTTGACAGCATTTGCTCTGATGTATATTGTAAGGTCGGAAAAATATACGGCAGACAGTTGCTCGAAAAACTGATATATCAAAAAAAAGGAACAAACAAATATTTTTTTCAATATTTATATGCTTTTCTTGTAAAAAAACATATATTTGCAGATGTTTAATAAAGTTGTTTCAGAGACCTATAAATAAAATATTATTAAACTAAAAAAAGAATGATTATGAGAAAAATTAATTTCAAGATGGCTGCCACCGTAATGGTTTGTGGAGCTTTCCTTCTGAGTTCCTGCATCGGCTCTTTTGCTTTGCACGGTAAATTGGTGAATTGGAACCAAAACATCAGCAACAAGTTTGTGAACGAATTGGTTTTCCTTGCGTTCAACATTGTTCCGGTATATGGTGTATGTTATGTAGCCGATGCCTTGGTTATCAACTCCATTGAATTTTGGAGCGGCAGCAATCCCATAGCCAGTGTAGGCGATGTGAAAAAGGTGAAAGGTGAAAACGGCAATTATTTAGTTCAGACTCTTGAAAATGGTTACTCTATCACCAAAGAAGGTGAAAGCACTTCTATGGAGTTGATTTACAACAAAGAATTAAATACATGGAATGTTGTAGCCGAAGGTGTCAGCACCGAACTTTTGCAAATGAATAATGACGGTACCGCACAAATCACTCTTCCCAACGGAGAAGAAATGACGGTAACATTAGACGCCAATGGCATGGCGGCTGCTCGCCAGGCAACAATGGTTAATACCTATTATGCGGCAAGATAATTGAAGGCATGAATAAGAGAGTGAAAAAACAAAAGGGCTCTCATTCAAGTACGGATTTCACGACCGACATCTGTAGGAAAAATTGCTTGTATCCGTAGAGATTTCTAT
Protein-coding regions in this window:
- a CDS encoding DUF3332 domain-containing protein, which translates into the protein MRKINFKMAATVMVCGAFLLSSCIGSFALHGKLVNWNQNISNKFVNELVFLAFNIVPVYGVCYVADALVINSIEFWSGSNPIASVGDVKKVKGENGNYLVQTLENGYSITKEGESTSMELIYNKELNTWNVVAEGVSTELLQMNNDGTAQITLPNGEEMTVTLDANGMAAARQATMVNTYYAAR